The Flavobacterium psychrotrophum region ATTATCAAGGGGGATATCAGCGATGAAGAAAGCATCAAAATAGCGGCTGAAGCGGTTAAAAATCTTGGCATCAAACTGGACTGCCTGGTAAATAACGCAGGTGTTGGCCTGGATCTGGGCGACGAAATACCTACGGCGGCTTTAATGAACGCTACCTTCGCTACCAATACAACTGGTACGGTACTGTTTACGGAAGCGTTCCTTGATTTTGTACAAGAGGGTGGCCAGATTGTATTTTTATCCACAGCTATGGCACTACTCCGCAACCTCGCCCCTAATGCCCCGGCCTACCGCATGTCTAAAGCCGCTATTAATATCTATGCCGTAATGCTAAGCCAGAGGCTTGCCGCTAAAAATATAAATGTTACCCCATTGCACCCGGGCTGGGTACAAACGCGCATGGGAGGCGATACGGCACCGGTAACGCTTGACCAGTCGGTAGACGGTATCTATAAAGCCATTACTGAAAACACCCAGACCGGCAAATTTTGGAATATTGAATTAAACGGTGTTGAAGAGTTTTAATTAACCTGCTTTAAATTTTAAAAATTGTTCTTAGAAAAGCTTTTACAGTCTAGACAATAGTTAAAGGACGCCCGAAATCAGTTTTTCGGGCGTTTCTTTTAAATACTGCTTCGTGTTATTTGATTGATGGAATAGGCAAGTTTGTACTGCCTGTCGAGTGGGAAGTAAACTTAGACAGCGGCGTTAACTTTTAAATGGCATTATACACCCTGATATCAAGTTCCGCATCCAGGCTTCCTTCCAGCAAGGCGGCAAATTCGTGGAAGTGCGCGCTATTTCCATGTTTTTGGAGGCTCTCCATATCTTCCCATATCTCATATACAAAAAAGCTGGCAGGATTATCGCTTAACTGATGAAATTTATATTCATGGCACCCCCTGTCATTAGCTAACGAGGCTTTCTGTACGGCCTGGGCACCGGCAAGGATTATTTCTGTTTTTTCTTTTTTTGCGGTAAAGGTTCCGGTTACGGTAATCATAGTCTGCTATTTTGGTTTATATCAAAAAGCAAAATTGCGAAAAATAAAATGCTTTTATAATAATGCAGTTTAAGAATGAATCTTAATCTAGTTTAAGGGTAAGCCTGGAATCCGATTAGTAACTTGCCGCAGCACAAGACGCATATTTGCCATCGACTGGACCGCTGCTTAAGCCAGGCAAATTCCTACCACTACCCTATTATAAAAAGTTGAGGCCCAATTAAAAGGCCAAATGCACTGGATAAAAAAAGGTGCCCTCCGTTAAGGAAGAAGGTAAGGCTAAAACGGCAATAACTAAAGACAACAGTATCCTATGGACGTAAAAAGGTTAGAGATCAAAAAAAATATCCAAAAAGAGGCGGACAGGAATTTGTCATTCCGCGTGTTTAATTTAGATAAAGAGCACCTGGAAAGCTACCTGCTTCCTCACAAAAAAGACCATTTTTGTATTATTGGGGTTGAAGCCGGAAAAATTGATGTCCATATCGAAGACAAGTTACATTTACTCAAATCAGGCAAAATATCCATTATCTTTCCAGATCAGTTCCACTTTGTATCAGACCTCAGCGATGACCTGACAGGTAAAATAATTTTGTTTGAAGAGATATTGTTTTGCTCCGATATTTTGAAAAACGAACTCAGCGCCTACAATGTCAACCTTGCGGCACACCTTAATGCTACAGCACTTTCCAGCACGGAATTCGAAAAGGTGCTGCCCCTTATAAAAAGCATACAGGACATTTATACCGCCCCCAGCCTGGTAAAAAAAGAGCAGGCGCGTTTTTATATCAAAATATTCCTTTTAGGGCTTATAGAATCCATTCACGGGCTGCATCCCGTAGTGCATCACGATGCCCAGGATTCCAGCCAGAACGCCTATATAAGCTTTAAAAAGCTGCTCAACCAGCAATACAAAAGTGAACGCACGGTGCAGTATTACGCCTCAAAACTGTCCATTACTACTAAAAAACTCAATGAGATAACTAAAAAACATTGTGGAGAAACGGCCATTAATGCTATACATAACCGCATACTTACCGAAATAAAACGGCAATTGTTGTTTTCAGACCTTTCGCACAAAGAGATCGCATTTGACCTGGGCTTCAGCTCCCCATCGGCTCTTAATAAATTCGTTAAATCAAAACTCAAAGAAACGCCCACCGAGCTTCAAAACGAGCTGGCACAAATTTATACCGCGTAGTAGTATCTGTATAACATCCTGCCCTGCCTGCCCATCTACCTTTGCAGTAGTAATTATAACTATAAAAAGATGAGCAAATTATTTATTGCAGGAGAGGTTTTCCACGGCGCTGGAAGCCTTGCAGAATTAAAAAATATTAAAGGAAAAAGGGCATTTATTGTTACAGGGGGAAGCTCCATGAAACGAAGCGGAACACTGGATAAAGCAGTAGCATTTTTACAGGAGGCAGGAACAGAAACCAAAATTTTTGATGGTGTGGAAGAAGATCCCTCATCAGCAACAAGCTTTAAGGGTGCAGAAGCCATGTTGGAATTCCAGCCCGACTGGATCATTGGCCTTGGGGGTTGCTCGGCCATCGATGCCGCTAAGACGATGTGGATTTTTTACGAGCACCCTGATACGGACTTTGATTCTTTACTTAAGCCTTTCAGCGTTCCTGTATTGCGAAACAAGGCCAGGTTTATAGCCATTCCATCAACGAGCGGAACCGGAACGGAAACAACCGGCCTTGCAGTTATAACGGACCGCGACAAAGGTGTAAAGTACCCAATCGTATCCTACGAGCTAACACCGGACATTGCTATAGTCGACGGGGAGATTTGCGCATCAATGCCGGCACACATCACATCCAATACAGGGCTGGATGCACTGACACATTGTGTAGAGGCCTACGTATCGAACATTGATAACAACTATGCGGACGTATTGGCAAAGGGTGGCCTGGAAATTGTGTTTGACAATCTTCAGGAGGCCGTTAACAACCCTACAAATATTGCGGCGCGCCAGAACATGCACGACGCCTCTTTTATGGGAGGGCTTGCCTTTAATAATGCGTGGTTAGGGATTGTACACTCCTTATCGCATCAGGTTGGTGCTTTATACGGTATCCCGCACGGAGCTGCCAACGCTATCTTCCTTCCTAACGTAATCCGTTTTAATGCCACAGCAACCCAAAAATACCCGGCACTTGCAAAAGTCATTGGATTGGAAACGGCCGAGGAACTGGCGCAGGCTATAGAAGGATTACGAAGCGACGTAAACAATATGGCGTCGCTTAAGGAATTTGGGATTTCTCAGGAAGACTGGGATAAAAATCTTGACTATATCGCCAATAATGCACTTATAGATCCGTGTACCGGCTTTAACCCACGCACCCCTTCTCTGGAAGACCTTAAAGAAATCTACAATGCCTGTTACAGGGGGCTTGTGTATGAAACATCCGGAGTATTGAATTAATTGATTTTAGTTCAAAAAGTTATGATACCTACCTGGACAATCTGCCAGGTAGGTTTTTAAACATCCATTTACAGGTGAATGCTATTCCTTTTTTTAAAATGTGGTCGGCTTTTTTATCAGTAGAAACCAAGGGGCT contains the following coding sequences:
- a CDS encoding SDR family NAD(P)-dependent oxidoreductase, with the protein product MSNSIKNVLVTGASNGIGLGLTKKLLNEGAAVIAITRSGEIADFSHPNLTIIKGDISDEESIKIAAEAVKNLGIKLDCLVNNAGVGLDLGDEIPTAALMNATFATNTTGTVLFTEAFLDFVQEGGQIVFLSTAMALLRNLAPNAPAYRMSKAAINIYAVMLSQRLAAKNINVTPLHPGWVQTRMGGDTAPVTLDQSVDGIYKAITENTQTGKFWNIELNGVEEF
- a CDS encoding putative quinol monooxygenase, yielding MITVTGTFTAKKEKTEIILAGAQAVQKASLANDRGCHEYKFHQLSDNPASFFVYEIWEDMESLQKHGNSAHFHEFAALLEGSLDAELDIRVYNAI
- a CDS encoding AraC family transcriptional regulator, with translation MDVKRLEIKKNIQKEADRNLSFRVFNLDKEHLESYLLPHKKDHFCIIGVEAGKIDVHIEDKLHLLKSGKISIIFPDQFHFVSDLSDDLTGKIILFEEILFCSDILKNELSAYNVNLAAHLNATALSSTEFEKVLPLIKSIQDIYTAPSLVKKEQARFYIKIFLLGLIESIHGLHPVVHHDAQDSSQNAYISFKKLLNQQYKSERTVQYYASKLSITTKKLNEITKKHCGETAINAIHNRILTEIKRQLLFSDLSHKEIAFDLGFSSPSALNKFVKSKLKETPTELQNELAQIYTA
- a CDS encoding iron-containing alcohol dehydrogenase is translated as MSKLFIAGEVFHGAGSLAELKNIKGKRAFIVTGGSSMKRSGTLDKAVAFLQEAGTETKIFDGVEEDPSSATSFKGAEAMLEFQPDWIIGLGGCSAIDAAKTMWIFYEHPDTDFDSLLKPFSVPVLRNKARFIAIPSTSGTGTETTGLAVITDRDKGVKYPIVSYELTPDIAIVDGEICASMPAHITSNTGLDALTHCVEAYVSNIDNNYADVLAKGGLEIVFDNLQEAVNNPTNIAARQNMHDASFMGGLAFNNAWLGIVHSLSHQVGALYGIPHGAANAIFLPNVIRFNATATQKYPALAKVIGLETAEELAQAIEGLRSDVNNMASLKEFGISQEDWDKNLDYIANNALIDPCTGFNPRTPSLEDLKEIYNACYRGLVYETSGVLN